One bacterium genomic window carries:
- a CDS encoding thiolase domain-containing protein (Catalyzes the synthesis of acetoacetyl coenzyme A from two molecules of acetyl coenzyme A. It can also act as a thiolase, catalyzing the reverse reaction and generating two-carbon units from the four-carbon product of fatty acid oxidation) translates to MIKFSKHQLKIPKLQRPVYLVTGGMSQFARAFPEKRTEELCVDAFNMACEMIGKTPAELKEYIHSCYYGHFADHFGDQLLGEAVIHDRLGLDPLGNVGIKTGGATGGSAIWEAMKAVASGYSDCVLTMGWERMDEVPTDEGNHLIASAADKDWETPLGHIYTGYYAVMAQKYWQVYGRQEESFRRTMAEIAVKNRGYAVHNPFAQGPMRITVEDVLKSPVVAYPLRALDACLMSVGAACVILADEETAFKLCKKPLRLYCSAGSHTLRVADRRDMDIPLLPNETEETYKDLDKRYPGGERYPGFTGFLAARIAAYYAYGMAGVKDPTEDMDLVELHDAFTISDIQTYEDIGIRPYGEGRTYVESGDCYHTNPKTGKPGKLPANLSGGLIGCLHAVGATGIMQVIEVMLHIWNRHGEVHGDPKRWAEFGKEKPKDWTDLQVKGAKRGLAISHAGVGSHVTCTILADPDHLLKKD, encoded by the coding sequence ATGATCAAATTCAGCAAGCATCAGCTCAAGATCCCAAAACTTCAGCGTCCCGTCTATCTCGTCACGGGCGGAATGTCTCAATTCGCCAGGGCCTTTCCCGAAAAACGGACCGAGGAGCTCTGCGTCGACGCCTTCAACATGGCCTGTGAGATGATCGGCAAGACCCCCGCGGAGCTCAAGGAATACATCCACTCCTGTTATTACGGGCACTTCGCGGACCACTTCGGCGACCAATTGCTGGGAGAGGCGGTCATCCATGACCGGTTGGGGCTCGATCCTTTGGGGAACGTCGGCATCAAGACCGGCGGGGCTACGGGAGGCTCAGCAATCTGGGAGGCGATGAAGGCGGTCGCCTCCGGATACTCCGATTGCGTCCTGACGATGGGCTGGGAGAGGATGGACGAGGTCCCCACCGACGAGGGGAATCACCTGATCGCCAGCGCGGCCGACAAGGATTGGGAGACGCCGCTCGGCCACATCTACACCGGCTACTACGCCGTTATGGCCCAGAAGTACTGGCAGGTCTACGGACGCCAGGAGGAATCCTTCCGGCGGACGATGGCCGAGATCGCGGTGAAGAACCGGGGCTACGCCGTTCATAACCCCTTCGCCCAGGGCCCGATGAGGATTACGGTCGAGGACGTCCTCAAGTCACCGGTCGTCGCCTACCCCTTGCGGGCCCTGGACGCCTGCCTCATGAGCGTCGGCGCCGCCTGCGTGATCCTGGCCGACGAGGAGACCGCCTTCAAACTCTGCAAGAAGCCGTTGCGGCTCTACTGCTCCGCCGGATCCCACACCCTCCGAGTGGCCGACCGGCGCGACATGGATATCCCGCTGCTCCCCAACGAAACGGAGGAAACCTACAAGGACCTCGACAAGAGATACCCCGGTGGAGAGCGTTATCCCGGATTTACCGGATTCCTCGCCGCCCGCATCGCGGCCTATTACGCCTACGGAATGGCCGGCGTCAAAGATCCGACGGAGGACATGGATCTGGTCGAACTCCACGACGCCTTCACGATCAGCGACATCCAGACCTATGAAGACATCGGGATCCGGCCTTATGGCGAGGGACGGACCTACGTGGAATCGGGCGACTGCTACCACACCAATCCGAAGACGGGCAAACCGGGGAAACTCCCGGCGAACCTCTCCGGCGGATTGATCGGCTGCCTGCACGCCGTCGGGGCCACAGGCATCATGCAGGTGATCGAGGTCATGCTCCACATCTGGAACCGCCACGGCGAGGTCCACGGGGACCCCAAGCGCTGGGCGGAGTTCGGCAAGG
- a CDS encoding enoyl-CoA hydratase-related protein, which translates to MPAILMHHDGPIARIKLNRPEVRNAINDELIAELADALKAAERNPTIRVVILSGEGDFFCAGADLNWMKSFVGASRKKNEADALKFARLLQSLNELGKPTIAQVHGAAIGGGVGLLAACDVVVAFENTVFALAEVKLGLVPAVISPFVIARMGASAARRYFLTGERFTSDVALRLGLVHEVVPMERLETVANEIARHLLSSGPEAVKHAKELIRVVGRGQRSAVPTKDPIQQYTVKKIAALRASPEAQEGMKAFLEKRKPNWNVP; encoded by the coding sequence ATGCCCGCAATTCTCATGCACCACGACGGCCCGATCGCCCGCATCAAGTTGAACCGGCCCGAGGTCAGGAACGCCATCAACGACGAGTTGATTGCGGAGCTCGCCGATGCCCTCAAGGCGGCGGAACGGAATCCGACCATCCGCGTGGTCATTCTCTCGGGCGAAGGGGATTTTTTCTGCGCCGGGGCGGATCTCAACTGGATGAAGTCCTTCGTGGGAGCCTCCCGGAAAAAGAACGAAGCCGACGCCCTGAAGTTCGCCAGGCTTCTGCAGTCGTTGAACGAGTTGGGGAAGCCGACGATCGCCCAGGTGCATGGGGCGGCGATCGGTGGCGGCGTCGGGCTCCTGGCCGCCTGCGACGTCGTCGTCGCCTTCGAGAACACCGTGTTCGCCCTGGCCGAAGTCAAGTTGGGGCTGGTTCCGGCCGTGATCTCTCCCTTCGTCATCGCGCGGATGGGAGCCTCCGCCGCACGGCGGTATTTTCTGACCGGGGAGCGGTTCACCTCGGACGTCGCGCTCCGCCTGGGCCTCGTCCACGAGGTCGTCCCCATGGAGCGTCTCGAGACCGTCGCGAACGAGATCGCCCGCCATTTGCTTTCATCGGGTCCGGAGGCTGTGAAGCACGCCAAGGAGTTGATACGCGTTGTCGGTAGGGGCCAGCGAAGCGCGGTCCCTACGAAGGATCCGATTCAACAATACACCGTCAAAAAGATCGCCGCCCTGCGCGCCTCTCCCGAGGCCCAAGAGGGGATGAAGGCCTTCCTCGAGAAGCGCAAGCCGAATTGGAATGTTCCGTAA
- a CDS encoding acetyl-CoA carboxylase biotin carboxyl carrier protein subunit: MAERKKVYLAAHRPHGAAGPEEAAAPMPGTVRKVLVVEGQQVAAGDPLVVIEAMKMEHTIDAPRSGSVKKILFQAGDKVGMGERLVEIL; the protein is encoded by the coding sequence ATGGCGGAGAGGAAAAAGGTCTATCTGGCCGCGCACCGCCCCCACGGCGCGGCGGGACCGGAGGAGGCGGCGGCCCCGATGCCGGGCACCGTCCGGAAGGTCCTCGTGGTCGAGGGCCAACAGGTCGCCGCCGGCGATCCGCTCGTCGTCATCGAGGCCATGAAGATGGAGCACACGATCGATGCGCCCCGGAGCGGCTCGGTCAAAAAAATCCTCTTTCAGGCGGGAGACAAGGTGGGGATGGGGGAGAGGCTCGTTGAGATCCTTTAA
- a CDS encoding thrombospondin type 3 repeat-containing protein, with protein MPTNLTLPESVTIDIRETLPPSAGPAALASSTSGARAVPREAGLKTIEAGGEFSDEITAISSTAQAGFDRIDAILSLFAGLVIPASEAPDAVLSFPAGEAYIDFGDFDFLGTGKTPGCPGHSAGGKICMRLWLKEGGLFQRALSAVFEFPPSLENKGKGEIRILMGGAEDGCYAAVRYDFISPEAFQSSETFFGCPGDGVLGTEASHALVTYEALGDGWVKTANAAGEGFQGINVWEEDFDVLLGIFNGELFCANLFTGAALDLGHPQCLAIRGDTDPGAIEPAGLPVPADILPFDFPSIPPFLCSNAPLDDGDVCTDDSCDPDTGEVSHAPIDIDDGNACTVDACDPDSGPAHAPVRVDDGDVCTVDSCDPKTGDILHAAVPIDDGKACTVDSCDPLTGARHAPIDTDDGDACTADSCDPSTGEVTHAFLDVDGDGVCDALDPCPEDPLNDADGDGICDSQDPCPADPSNDADQDGLCGDADNCPSVANADQQDSNGDGVGDACVPLTDCPVCVETITWDGPAPKQQALNQCEQLIESDALPEDREQDCWAKCNALESNSKNHALSGGECITDFCAAVYYQLDRDLVCMP; from the coding sequence TTGCCGACGAACCTTACCCTGCCGGAGAGCGTGACGATCGACATCCGCGAGACGCTGCCTCCGTCGGCGGGACCAGCCGCCCTGGCTTCCTCTACGAGCGGCGCGAGAGCCGTCCCGCGGGAAGCGGGGCTCAAGACGATCGAAGCGGGCGGGGAGTTTTCAGACGAGATCACCGCCATCTCGTCGACTGCCCAGGCCGGATTCGACCGGATCGACGCCATCCTTTCCCTCTTCGCCGGCCTCGTGATCCCGGCGAGCGAGGCCCCCGACGCGGTCCTCTCCTTCCCGGCGGGCGAGGCCTATATCGATTTCGGCGACTTCGACTTTTTGGGCACGGGCAAAACCCCGGGCTGCCCGGGACACAGCGCGGGCGGAAAAATCTGCATGCGGCTGTGGCTCAAGGAGGGCGGCCTCTTCCAGCGGGCCCTTTCCGCCGTCTTCGAATTTCCCCCCTCCCTCGAGAACAAGGGAAAGGGCGAGATCCGTATCCTCATGGGCGGCGCTGAGGATGGGTGTTACGCCGCCGTGAGGTATGATTTCATCAGCCCCGAGGCGTTTCAATCCTCCGAAACCTTCTTTGGTTGTCCCGGTGACGGGGTCCTGGGGACCGAGGCGAGCCACGCCCTCGTCACCTACGAGGCATTGGGCGACGGATGGGTCAAGACCGCCAACGCGGCCGGCGAAGGCTTCCAAGGGATCAACGTGTGGGAGGAGGACTTCGACGTCCTGCTCGGGATCTTCAACGGCGAGCTCTTCTGCGCGAACCTCTTCACGGGGGCCGCGCTGGACCTCGGCCACCCGCAGTGTCTGGCGATTCGGGGAGACACGGACCCCGGGGCGATCGAGCCGGCCGGACTCCCCGTCCCCGCGGACATCCTGCCCTTCGACTTCCCTTCGATCCCCCCGTTCCTGTGCAGCAACGCCCCCCTGGATGACGGCGACGTGTGCACCGACGATTCCTGCGACCCGGACACCGGAGAGGTCAGCCATGCGCCGATCGACATCGACGATGGGAACGCCTGCACGGTGGACGCCTGCGACCCGGATTCAGGCCCGGCCCATGCGCCCGTTCGGGTCGACGACGGCGACGTCTGCACCGTCGACTCCTGCGACCCAAAGACGGGGGACATCCTGCACGCGGCGGTCCCCATCGACGACGGAAAAGCCTGCACCGTCGATTCCTGCGACCCCCTCACCGGCGCCCGCCACGCGCCCATCGACACGGATGACGGCGACGCCTGCACCGCGGACTCCTGCGACCCCTCGACGGGGGAGGTCACCCACGCGTTCCTGGACGTTGATGGAGACGGGGTCTGCGACGCCTTGGATCCCTGTCCCGAAGACCCCTTGAATGACGCGGACGGCGACGGGATCTGCGATTCCCAGGACCCCTGTCCGGCGGACCCGTCCAATGACGCGGATCAGGACGGCCTTTGCGGCGACGCTGACAATTGTCCCTCGGTCGCGAACGCCGACCAGCAGGACTCGAACGGCGACGGCGTCGGCGACGCCTGCGTGCCCCTCACCGATTGCCCGGTCTGCGTCGAGACCATCACCTGGGACGGCCCGGCGCCCAAACAGCAGGCTTTGAATCAATGCGAACAGTTGATCGAGAGCGACGCCCTCCCCGAGGACCGCGAGCAGGACTGCTGGGCCAAGTGCAACGCCCTGGAGAGCAATTCGAAAAATCACGCCCTCTCGGGCGGAGAATGCATCACGGATTTCTGCGCGGCGGTCTATTACCAGTTAGACCGTGACTTGGTTTGCATGCCTTAA
- a CDS encoding hydroxymethylglutaryl-CoA lyase: MNSYPKVVKIVEVGPRDGLQNEKGVVPTDDKVRFIDMLSDSGLSVIEATSFVSPKWVPQLADAAEVYANIAKKPGVAYPVLIPNLKGLERAVLSGVKDIAVFTAASETFNKKNINMTVAESLEEIRRVVGQARGYGMGVRGYVSTCFVCPYEGRVAPERAAVVIEDLLKIGVDEVSVGDTIGGALPEDVDRLMSILLKNIPAPKLAVHFHDTHGHALANIRQSLEMGISIVDSSAGGLGGCPYAPGASGNVGTEAVLSFLAELGVETGVSPEKVAEASRFISSVLKRTPP, from the coding sequence ATGAACAGCTATCCAAAGGTCGTTAAAATCGTCGAGGTGGGCCCGCGCGACGGGCTCCAGAATGAGAAGGGCGTCGTTCCGACGGACGACAAGGTCCGGTTCATCGACATGCTCTCCGACTCCGGGCTTTCCGTGATCGAGGCGACCTCCTTCGTATCGCCCAAGTGGGTGCCGCAACTGGCGGATGCCGCCGAGGTCTACGCGAACATCGCCAAGAAGCCGGGCGTCGCGTATCCGGTCCTGATCCCGAACCTCAAGGGGCTCGAACGGGCCGTCCTCTCGGGGGTGAAAGACATCGCCGTCTTCACGGCGGCCTCGGAAACATTCAACAAGAAGAATATCAACATGACCGTGGCCGAGTCGCTGGAGGAGATCCGGCGGGTCGTCGGCCAGGCTCGTGGGTACGGCATGGGCGTCCGGGGCTATGTGTCCACGTGCTTCGTGTGCCCCTATGAGGGCAGGGTCGCGCCCGAGCGGGCGGCCGTCGTGATCGAGGATCTTTTGAAGATCGGCGTCGACGAGGTCTCCGTCGGCGATACGATCGGGGGGGCCTTGCCGGAGGACGTCGATCGGCTGATGTCCATCCTTCTGAAAAACATACCGGCCCCGAAGCTGGCGGTTCACTTTCACGACACCCACGGCCACGCCCTCGCCAACATCCGCCAGTCGCTGGAAATGGGGATCTCCATCGTGGATTCCTCGGCCGGCGGTCTGGGCGGCTGTCCCTACGCCCCGGGCGCCTCGGGCAACGTGGGTACGGAGGCGGTCCTGTCATTCCTCGCTGAACTGGGAGTGGAAACGGGCGTTTCTCCGGAAAAGGTCGCCGAGGCGTCGCGATTCATCAGCTCCGTCTTGAAACGCACCCCGCCCTGA
- a CDS encoding YceI family protein, which translates to MKKTAILAAALLFAAVSASAAEYTVDAVHSHVGFKVRHIVTKVPGEFKDYEASFSFDPAKPETSKGKFTIKTASIDTGNAKRDEHLRSPDFFDVQKFPTITYEGTAFKPAGKDKFKLEGNFTMRGVTKPVAFDVEFTGLGKDPSGNNRVGFSASARINRKDFGINWNKTLDTGGVILGDDVDITLEIEAVEKK; encoded by the coding sequence ATGAAAAAGACCGCCATTCTTGCCGCCGCGCTGCTGTTCGCCGCCGTTTCCGCTTCCGCCGCCGAATACACGGTGGACGCCGTCCATTCCCACGTCGGCTTCAAGGTCCGGCACATCGTCACGAAGGTGCCGGGCGAGTTCAAGGACTACGAGGCCTCGTTCTCATTCGATCCGGCCAAGCCGGAGACCTCGAAGGGCAAGTTTACGATCAAGACCGCCAGCATCGACACGGGCAACGCCAAGCGGGACGAGCATCTCCGGAGCCCCGACTTCTTCGACGTGCAAAAGTTTCCGACGATCACCTATGAGGGCACGGCCTTCAAGCCCGCGGGCAAGGACAAGTTCAAGCTCGAGGGGAACTTCACCATGCGCGGCGTGACCAAGCCCGTCGCCTTCGACGTCGAGTTCACGGGTCTCGGCAAGGACCCATCCGGCAACAACCGGGTGGGATTCTCCGCGTCGGCGAGGATCAACCGCAAGGATTTCGGCATCAACTGGAACAAGACCCTCGACACCGGAGGCGTCATCCTGGGCGACGACGTCGATATTACGCTCGAGATCGAGGCCGTGGAAAAGAAATGA
- a CDS encoding pirin family protein produces the protein MIQIRKSADRGHFDHGWLETYHTFSFADYHDSKWMGFRTLRVINEDFVQPGEGFPTHAHRDMEIVTYVLEGALQHKDSMGNGSVIVPGEVQRMSAGKGVTHSEYNRSKVDAVHLLQIWILTEKKGIEPGYEQRAFGDEEKRGRLRLIASRDGREGSVTIHQDTDLFATILGQGGKVEHPLKAGRHAWVQVARGEAVVNGYKLEQGDGAALSEETSVEIVGRRDSEVLVFDLP, from the coding sequence ATGATCCAAATCCGCAAATCCGCCGACCGGGGCCACTTCGATCACGGCTGGCTCGAGACCTACCATACGTTCTCATTCGCGGATTACCACGATTCCAAGTGGATGGGGTTCCGGACGCTCCGGGTCATCAACGAGGACTTCGTCCAGCCCGGCGAGGGCTTCCCCACGCACGCCCATCGCGACATGGAGATCGTGACCTACGTGCTCGAAGGCGCCCTTCAGCACAAGGACAGCATGGGGAACGGCTCGGTGATCGTCCCCGGCGAGGTCCAGCGCATGAGCGCGGGCAAGGGCGTCACGCACAGCGAGTACAACCGTTCCAAGGTCGACGCCGTTCACCTCCTTCAGATCTGGATACTGACGGAGAAGAAGGGGATCGAGCCGGGTTACGAGCAAAGGGCGTTCGGGGACGAGGAGAAGCGCGGCCGGCTCCGGCTCATCGCCTCCCGGGACGGCCGCGAGGGCTCGGTGACGATCCATCAGGACACGGATCTCTTCGCGACGATTCTCGGACAGGGGGGCAAGGTGGAACACCCGCTCAAAGCCGGAAGGCACGCCTGGGTGCAAGTGGCCCGGGGTGAGGCCGTGGTGAACGGCTACAAGCTGGAGCAGGGCGACGGGGCGGCGCTGAGCGAGGAGACGTCGGTCGAAATCGTCGGAAGGAGAGACTCCGAGGTCCTGGTTTTTGATCTGCCCTGA
- a CDS encoding cysteine desulfurase family protein: MRRVYFDYNATTPVHPQVREAILPFLGEEYGNPSSVHAVGARARKALDDARESVARHLKCGPREIVFTSGGTEANHLAIRGAAAVAFVARGRRPVHVVTTAVEHSSVLKAFQVLEDEGQAQVTRLGVDSLGRVDFDALRAALRDDTALVSVQSVNNETGNVYPVAEIGRLCRERGVLFHTDAVQALGKIPVDLSNLPVDLASFSAHKIYGPKGSGALFVRKGIALSPLMPGVQEMEKRAGTENLPGIAGFAAAVDLVHREPEKETARLDGLRGLFQQGLVRSIDGVRFHGDPDRRVANTLNVSFDGIADETLLLSLDREGICVSSGSACASGAVEASHVLLAMGVPKAEAKGAIRFSLGRGSSEHDLEYVLEKLPSIVGRLRGL, translated from the coding sequence GTGCGGAGAGTCTATTTCGATTACAACGCCACGACGCCCGTTCACCCCCAAGTTCGCGAGGCCATTCTGCCCTTCTTGGGCGAGGAATACGGCAACCCCTCCAGCGTTCACGCCGTCGGTGCCCGCGCGCGGAAGGCCCTCGACGACGCACGGGAATCCGTCGCCCGGCATTTGAAATGCGGTCCGCGGGAAATCGTTTTCACCAGCGGCGGGACGGAGGCGAATCACCTGGCGATCCGCGGCGCGGCGGCCGTCGCGTTTGTCGCGCGGGGTCGGAGACCCGTTCATGTCGTGACGACCGCCGTCGAGCACAGCTCCGTCCTCAAGGCCTTCCAGGTCTTGGAGGACGAGGGCCAGGCGCAGGTCACCCGGCTGGGCGTCGATTCCCTCGGCCGGGTCGATTTCGACGCCTTGCGCGCCGCCCTCCGGGACGATACCGCCCTGGTGTCCGTCCAGTCCGTCAACAACGAGACGGGCAATGTCTACCCGGTCGCCGAGATTGGCCGGCTTTGCCGCGAGCGCGGCGTTCTCTTTCACACGGACGCCGTGCAGGCGCTGGGGAAGATACCGGTCGATCTCTCGAACCTCCCCGTCGATCTCGCGAGCTTTTCCGCGCACAAGATCTACGGCCCCAAGGGCTCCGGCGCCTTGTTCGTCCGCAAAGGCATCGCCCTCTCGCCCCTGATGCCGGGCGTGCAGGAGATGGAGAAGAGGGCGGGCACGGAGAACCTGCCGGGGATCGCCGGTTTCGCCGCGGCGGTGGACCTCGTGCACCGCGAACCGGAGAAGGAAACCGCGCGGCTCGACGGGCTTCGGGGTTTGTTCCAACAGGGGCTCGTGCGGAGCATCGACGGCGTTCGCTTTCACGGGGACCCCGACCGCCGGGTCGCCAACACGCTCAATGTCTCTTTTGACGGCATCGCGGACGAGACCCTCCTATTGTCGCTGGACCGCGAGGGGATTTGCGTCTCTTCCGGCTCCGCCTGCGCCTCCGGGGCGGTGGAGGCGTCGCACGTGCTCTTGGCCATGGGGGTCCCCAAGGCCGAGGCCAAGGGGGCGATCCGCTTTTCCCTGGGCCGCGGGAGCTCCGAACACGATCTTGAGTATGTCCTTGAAAAACTCCCCTCGATTGTAGGTAGACTCCGCGGATTGTAA
- the mnmA gene encoding tRNA 2-thiouridine(34) synthase MnmA has product MPTLCKNTVVVAMSGGVDSSVAALLLKEQGMDVIGISMKTHEETSGGACASSKTCCTASDLSDARRVCQILDIPFYAVNAVDEFHDKVVTYFAKEYGQGRTPNPCVMCNDHLKFGGLLKQARALGAYYLATGHYAQKVRDRNGKYRLVKAKDRDKDQTYFLFGLGQEELEHTLFPLGKYTKDEVREFARSAGLATAEKPESQEICFVPDNDYAGFIEKKMPEFRGEPGAFVTEGGEEVGGHRGIHAYTIGQRRGLGVSAGERMYVKEIVPEENKVVLGLKDSLLKSGLTAKDVKWVNRELASGGIEVEVKIRHRHAGVPGTLYLVDDHTVRVEFNKPEGPITPGQAAVIYHDDEVLGGGWIEKGLS; this is encoded by the coding sequence ATGCCGACCCTTTGCAAAAATACCGTCGTCGTCGCCATGAGCGGAGGGGTGGACAGCTCCGTCGCCGCCTTGCTCCTGAAGGAGCAGGGGATGGACGTCATCGGGATCTCGATGAAGACCCACGAGGAGACCTCGGGGGGCGCCTGCGCCTCCTCCAAAACCTGCTGCACGGCGAGCGACCTGAGCGACGCCCGTCGCGTTTGCCAGATCCTGGACATCCCCTTTTATGCCGTGAACGCCGTCGACGAGTTTCATGACAAGGTCGTGACGTACTTCGCCAAGGAATACGGCCAGGGCCGGACGCCCAACCCCTGCGTGATGTGCAACGACCACCTCAAGTTCGGAGGGCTCCTGAAGCAGGCGCGGGCGCTCGGGGCCTACTACCTGGCCACCGGCCATTACGCCCAGAAGGTGCGGGACCGGAACGGCAAGTATCGCCTGGTTAAGGCCAAGGACCGCGACAAGGACCAGACCTATTTTCTCTTCGGCCTGGGCCAAGAGGAGCTCGAACACACGCTCTTCCCCTTGGGCAAGTACACCAAGGACGAGGTGAGGGAGTTCGCGCGGAGCGCCGGGCTCGCCACCGCGGAAAAACCGGAGAGCCAGGAGATCTGCTTCGTGCCGGACAACGACTACGCCGGCTTCATCGAAAAAAAGATGCCGGAGTTCAGGGGCGAGCCGGGCGCCTTCGTGACCGAGGGCGGCGAGGAGGTTGGCGGGCACCGGGGCATTCACGCCTATACGATCGGCCAGCGCCGGGGCCTGGGCGTTTCGGCGGGCGAGCGGATGTACGTGAAGGAAATCGTGCCGGAGGAGAACAAGGTCGTCCTGGGGCTCAAGGATTCCCTCCTCAAGAGCGGGCTTACCGCCAAGGACGTGAAATGGGTCAATCGCGAGCTCGCCTCCGGCGGCATCGAGGTGGAGGTCAAGATCCGCCACCGGCACGCGGGCGTGCCCGGCACGCTCTACCTCGTGGACGATCACACCGTGCGCGTGGAGTTCAACAAGCCGGAAGGCCCCATCACCCCGGGGCAGGCGGCGGTGATTTACCACGACGACGAAGTCCTCGGGGGCGGATGGATCGAGAAGGGTCTCAGTTGA
- the rnc gene encoding ribonuclease III, giving the protein MKLAPEEKKRLRQVERSVDYSFKKPGLLKKALTHKSYANENKLPPDEQNERLEFLGDAVLELAVSELLMEKYPDYSEGDLSKLRAAVVNEKQLARFARAFGLGDKLYLGKGEEQTSGREKPSLLADAVEAVLGAIYLDRGFDKAKQVVRKHYSKLLDHAADGELYKDYKTELQEKSQSLYRSIPRYRMAAETGPDHEKTFEVEIVIRGEVLGRGTGRSKKDAEQQAAREALAKLNA; this is encoded by the coding sequence TTGAAACTCGCTCCCGAAGAGAAAAAACGGCTCCGGCAGGTCGAGAGATCCGTCGATTATTCGTTCAAGAAGCCGGGCCTGCTCAAGAAGGCCCTCACCCACAAGTCTTACGCCAACGAGAACAAGCTGCCTCCGGACGAGCAGAACGAGAGGCTCGAGTTCTTGGGCGACGCCGTCCTGGAACTCGCGGTGAGCGAACTTCTGATGGAGAAGTACCCGGATTATTCCGAAGGGGATCTCTCCAAACTCCGAGCGGCGGTGGTGAACGAGAAGCAGCTCGCGCGCTTCGCGCGCGCTTTCGGCCTGGGCGACAAGCTCTACCTGGGCAAGGGCGAGGAGCAGACGAGCGGGCGGGAGAAGCCGTCACTGCTGGCGGACGCCGTTGAAGCGGTCTTAGGGGCGATCTACCTGGACCGCGGTTTCGACAAGGCCAAGCAGGTGGTCCGCAAGCACTACTCCAAGCTCCTGGACCATGCGGCGGACGGCGAACTCTACAAGGACTACAAGACCGAGCTCCAGGAAAAATCCCAAAGCCTCTACCGCTCGATCCCGCGCTACCGCATGGCCGCCGAGACGGGGCCCGACCACGAAAAGACCTTCGAGGTCGAGATCGTCATCCGGGGCGAGGTCCTGGGCCGCGGGACCGGACGGTCCAAGAAGGACGCCGAACAGCAGGCGGCGAGGGAAGCGTTGGCGAAACTGAATGCATAA
- the era gene encoding GTPase Era: MHKSGYIAIVGRPNVGKSTLLNALLGQKLAAVSPKPQMTRERILGIKTLPGAQLLFLDTPGFHKPHRSLNERMLEAAKDSLGEADVVLVLIDPRPSVSRDDAEILRTAKDKRKSLVVAINKIDTVDRRSLLPLMDSLLKDFGAEAVIPVSALSGSGLDRLEAEVVQRLPEGPVYFPEDQVTDRSERFLVTEIIREKVMDLLREEVPYSTAVVIESFQEPAAADRKKVTRIQAAIVVEKDSQKGIVIGKGGQMIKKIGEAARKELETLLEGPVYLELFVKVDTDWTKDPRKIEEFSQNTQ; this comes from the coding sequence ATGCATAAATCCGGTTACATCGCCATCGTCGGCCGTCCCAACGTCGGCAAGTCGACCCTCCTGAACGCCTTGCTGGGCCAGAAGCTCGCGGCGGTTTCCCCCAAGCCGCAGATGACGCGCGAGCGCATTCTGGGCATCAAGACCTTGCCCGGCGCCCAGCTCTTGTTTCTGGACACCCCCGGTTTCCACAAGCCTCACCGGAGCCTGAATGAACGCATGTTGGAGGCCGCGAAGGATTCGTTGGGGGAGGCGGACGTCGTCCTCGTCCTGATCGATCCCCGCCCGTCCGTTTCGCGGGACGACGCGGAAATCCTCCGGACGGCCAAGGACAAAAGAAAATCCCTCGTGGTCGCCATCAACAAGATTGACACCGTCGACCGCCGGTCCCTCCTTCCCCTCATGGACTCCCTTTTGAAGGACTTCGGCGCCGAGGCCGTCATCCCCGTCAGCGCCCTGAGCGGCTCGGGGCTGGACCGCCTGGAGGCCGAGGTCGTTCAACGCCTTCCCGAGGGCCCGGTGTATTTTCCGGAAGACCAGGTCACCGACCGGTCGGAGCGCTTTCTCGTGACGGAGATCATCCGCGAAAAGGTCATGGACCTCCTCCGCGAGGAGGTGCCGTACTCCACCGCCGTCGTCATCGAGTCGTTCCAAGAGCCTGCGGCCGCCGACCGCAAGAAGGTGACCCGCATCCAGGCCGCCATCGTCGTGGAAAAGGACTCCCAGAAGGGGATCGTGATCGGCAAGGGCGGTCAAATGATCAAGAAGATCGGCGAGGCCGCGCGAAAGGAGCTGGAAACCCTCCTGGAGGGCCCGGTTTACCTGGAACTCTTCGTCAAGGTGGATACGGACTGGACCAAAGACCCGCGAAAAATCGAAGAATTCTCGCAAAACACCCAATAA